From Alosa sapidissima isolate fAloSap1 chromosome 7, fAloSap1.pri, whole genome shotgun sequence, the proteins below share one genomic window:
- the slmapb gene encoding sarcolemma associated protein b isoform X1 gives MDDKRLSEPLNKVSLIKDELHQTNVESTDTEKVIKHLTKELQDVQAKANVDKQKCLDLQGLLEEEKKAGRQQVEQSAKQVKALQSQLQIVQEDMETLREQRDSAIFSMRQEVHTAQEEAQSLRKTLEASGAQREREIATLRGNLETVSMELEKWRKAAAKYEREIDSLQASHQQQNQQKDKAVKQQASELEGLQRECASLRSEKQLLQEQHQRERAGLQSECGVLRSEKDQLHRRQQQLEKDLDSAKKENNTLGSSLKALQKSQADMEQRLTAMQEEHQKDTSKLQAQLEQSNNRTKDLQKEYEVTQSELSELREKSECVELEKQSVVDELLQCQASLKTLQDKGNQLSLLQPILAVIIGLVLALLYWCFGQFW, from the exons ATGGATGACAAAAGACTGTCTGAGCCTCTGAATAAAGTCTCTCTCATTAAAG ATGAGCTGCATCAGACCAACGTGGAgtccacagacacagagaaggtCATTAAGCATCTGACCAAAGAGCTGCAGGACGTCCAGGCAAAGGCCAACGTGGACAAACAgaaatgtttggatttacaAG GTCTgttagaggaggagaagaaggctGGCAGACAGCAGGTCGAGCAGTCGGCCAAGCAGGTTAAGGCCCTGCAGT CCCAGCTGCAGATTGTGCAAGAGGACATGGAGACACTGCGTGAGCAGCGGGACAGCGCCATCTTCAGTATGCGCCAAGAAGTGCACACGGCCCAAGAGGAGGCGCAGAGCCTGCGTAAGACCCTGGAGGCGTCCGGCGCACAGCGTGAGCGTGAGATCGCCACGCTTAGGGGCAACCTGGAGACCGTCTCCATGGAGCTTGAGAAGTGGAGAAAGGCCGCGGCCAAGTACGAGCGCGAGATCGACAGCCTTCAGGCCAGCCACCAGCAGCAGAACCAGCAGAAAGACAAGGCAGTGAAACAGCAAG CCAGCGAGCTGGAGGGGCTGCAGCGGGAGTGTGCGTCCCTGCGCTCGGAGAAGCAGCTGCTGCAGGAGCAGCACCAGCGGGAGCGGGCTGGCCTGCAGAGCGAGTGTGGCGTGCTGCGCTCCGAGAAGGACCAGCTCCACAGGAGACAGCAGCAGCTGGAGAAGGACCTGGACAG TGCGAAGAAGGAGAACAACACGCTGGGCAGCAGCCTGAAGGCCCTGCAGAAGAGCCAGGCCGACATGGAGCAGAGGCTGACCGCCATGCAGGAGGAGCACCAGAAGGACACCAGCAAGCTGCAGGCCCAGCTGGAGCAGAGCAACAACCGGACCAAAGACCTGCAGAAGGAG TATGAGGTCACCCAGTCGGAGCTGTCCGAGCTGAGGGAGAAGAGCGAGTGTGTGGAGCTCGAGAAGCAGTCTGTGGTGGACGAGCTGCTGCAGTGCCAAGCCAGCCTGAAGACGCTGCAGGACAAGGGAAATCAG CTGTCCCTATTGCAGCCTATCCTAGCCGTAATCATCGGCCTTGTCCTGGCTTTGCTGTATTGGTGCTTCGGCCAGTTTTGGTAG
- the slmapb gene encoding sarcolemma associated protein b isoform X2, protein MDDKRLSEPLNKVSLIKDELHQTNVESTDTEKVIKHLTKELQDVQAKANVDKQKCLDLQGLLEEEKKAGRQQVEQSAKQVKALQSQLQIVQEDMETLREQRDSAIFSMRQEVHTAQEEAQSLRKTLEASGAQREREIATLRGNLETVSMELEKWRKAAAKYEREIDSLQASHQQQNQQKDKAVKQQASELEGLQRECASLRSEKQLLQEQHQRERAGLQSECGVLRSEKDQLHRRQQQLEKDLDSAKKENNTLGSSLKALQKSQADMEQRLTAMQEEHQKDTSKLQAQLEQSNNRTKDLQKEYEVTQSELSELREKSECVELEKQSVVDELLQCQASLKTLQDKGNQGKWIRWAPVAAVLVTVTAVAVVKISS, encoded by the exons ATGGATGACAAAAGACTGTCTGAGCCTCTGAATAAAGTCTCTCTCATTAAAG ATGAGCTGCATCAGACCAACGTGGAgtccacagacacagagaaggtCATTAAGCATCTGACCAAAGAGCTGCAGGACGTCCAGGCAAAGGCCAACGTGGACAAACAgaaatgtttggatttacaAG GTCTgttagaggaggagaagaaggctGGCAGACAGCAGGTCGAGCAGTCGGCCAAGCAGGTTAAGGCCCTGCAGT CCCAGCTGCAGATTGTGCAAGAGGACATGGAGACACTGCGTGAGCAGCGGGACAGCGCCATCTTCAGTATGCGCCAAGAAGTGCACACGGCCCAAGAGGAGGCGCAGAGCCTGCGTAAGACCCTGGAGGCGTCCGGCGCACAGCGTGAGCGTGAGATCGCCACGCTTAGGGGCAACCTGGAGACCGTCTCCATGGAGCTTGAGAAGTGGAGAAAGGCCGCGGCCAAGTACGAGCGCGAGATCGACAGCCTTCAGGCCAGCCACCAGCAGCAGAACCAGCAGAAAGACAAGGCAGTGAAACAGCAAG CCAGCGAGCTGGAGGGGCTGCAGCGGGAGTGTGCGTCCCTGCGCTCGGAGAAGCAGCTGCTGCAGGAGCAGCACCAGCGGGAGCGGGCTGGCCTGCAGAGCGAGTGTGGCGTGCTGCGCTCCGAGAAGGACCAGCTCCACAGGAGACAGCAGCAGCTGGAGAAGGACCTGGACAG TGCGAAGAAGGAGAACAACACGCTGGGCAGCAGCCTGAAGGCCCTGCAGAAGAGCCAGGCCGACATGGAGCAGAGGCTGACCGCCATGCAGGAGGAGCACCAGAAGGACACCAGCAAGCTGCAGGCCCAGCTGGAGCAGAGCAACAACCGGACCAAAGACCTGCAGAAGGAG TATGAGGTCACCCAGTCGGAGCTGTCCGAGCTGAGGGAGAAGAGCGAGTGTGTGGAGCTCGAGAAGCAGTCTGTGGTGGACGAGCTGCTGCAGTGCCAAGCCAGCCTGAAGACGCTGCAGGACAAGGGAAATCAG
- the slmapb gene encoding sarcolemma associated protein b isoform X3, whose protein sequence is MDDKRLSEPLNKVSLIKDELHQTNVESTDTEKVIKHLTKELQDVQAKANVDKQKCLDLQGLLEEEKKAGRQQVEQSAKQVKALQSQLQIVQEDMETLREQRDSAIFSMRQEVHTAQEEAQSLRKTLEASGAQREREIATLRGNLETVSMELEKWRKAAAKYEREIDSLQASHQQQNQQKDKAVKQQASELEGLQRECASLRSEKQLLQEQHQRERAGLQSECGVLRSEKDQLHRRQQQLEKDLDSAKKENNTLGSSLKALQKSQADMEQRLTAMQEEHQKDTSKLQAQLEQSNNRTKDLQKET, encoded by the exons ATGGATGACAAAAGACTGTCTGAGCCTCTGAATAAAGTCTCTCTCATTAAAG ATGAGCTGCATCAGACCAACGTGGAgtccacagacacagagaaggtCATTAAGCATCTGACCAAAGAGCTGCAGGACGTCCAGGCAAAGGCCAACGTGGACAAACAgaaatgtttggatttacaAG GTCTgttagaggaggagaagaaggctGGCAGACAGCAGGTCGAGCAGTCGGCCAAGCAGGTTAAGGCCCTGCAGT CCCAGCTGCAGATTGTGCAAGAGGACATGGAGACACTGCGTGAGCAGCGGGACAGCGCCATCTTCAGTATGCGCCAAGAAGTGCACACGGCCCAAGAGGAGGCGCAGAGCCTGCGTAAGACCCTGGAGGCGTCCGGCGCACAGCGTGAGCGTGAGATCGCCACGCTTAGGGGCAACCTGGAGACCGTCTCCATGGAGCTTGAGAAGTGGAGAAAGGCCGCGGCCAAGTACGAGCGCGAGATCGACAGCCTTCAGGCCAGCCACCAGCAGCAGAACCAGCAGAAAGACAAGGCAGTGAAACAGCAAG CCAGCGAGCTGGAGGGGCTGCAGCGGGAGTGTGCGTCCCTGCGCTCGGAGAAGCAGCTGCTGCAGGAGCAGCACCAGCGGGAGCGGGCTGGCCTGCAGAGCGAGTGTGGCGTGCTGCGCTCCGAGAAGGACCAGCTCCACAGGAGACAGCAGCAGCTGGAGAAGGACCTGGACAG TGCGAAGAAGGAGAACAACACGCTGGGCAGCAGCCTGAAGGCCCTGCAGAAGAGCCAGGCCGACATGGAGCAGAGGCTGACCGCCATGCAGGAGGAGCACCAGAAGGACACCAGCAAGCTGCAGGCCCAGCTGGAGCAGAGCAACAACCGGACCAAAGACCTGCAGAAGGAG ACATGA
- the atp6ap1lb gene encoding ATPase H+ transporting accessory protein 1 like b yields MAKHSVFLIFALLPFVFMQLSLPFDQVPAILDKSSEVPQYQAIRIRTDGVGVENPSASHEGSYLPAAENPLRRILQPYGWHLHAQPRTKRKLLQSTSSGPYSPLTVAYNGKICILFKAKRLAIRYRNHTFLDLTERVFGPNASVETKGSVCSKEKATLSLHLGDVEDIRGLVIKLHMSNTFYESAGQNWFTLDSVHIHYNWSHEAVFNATEVYAPATYSYHCQHVSSLQKYDTLLVPSSYTDSSANWHITFTDFQIQAFNVQSNKFASASDCATFFTPAILMGLITSLILLLVLAYALHMVVHLKHIDRYEEHKATVYFPRSPESEHPDKNSL; encoded by the exons ATGGCTAAACACAGTGTTTTTCTTATTTTTGCACTGCTACCTTTTGTTTTTATGCAACTGTCCTTGCCCTTTGATCAAGTGCCTGCAATCCTGGACAAGAG TTCAGAGGTCCCCCAGTATCAAGCTATCAGAATCAGAACAG ATGGAGTGGGTGTAGAGAATCCAAGTGCCTCGCACGAGGGCAGTTATTTGCCTGCAGCTGAGAATCCGCTCAGAAGAATACTGCAG CCTTATGGGTGGCACCTGCATGCCCAACCCAGAACTAAGCGGAAGCTACTGCAGTCGACCAGTTCTGGGCCATACTCTCCACTGaccgtagcctacaatggcaaGATATGCATTCTGTTCAAAGCCAAACGTCTGGCCATTCGCTACAGGAATCACACTTTCCTGGATCTGACTGAGAGAGTGTTTGGGCCCAATGCTTCAGTAGAGACAAAAGGCTCAGTCTGCTCCAAGGAAAAAGCAAC ATTGTCCCTGCACCTTGGAGATGTGGAGGACATAAGAGGACTTGTCATCAA ACTTCATATGTCCAACACATTTTATGAGTCGGCTGGCCAGAACTGGTTCACTCTGGACAGTGTTCACATCCACTACAACTGGTCGCACGAGGCTGTTTTCAACGCCACCGAGGTTTACGCCCCTGCTACCTATTCTTACCACTGCCAGCACGTCAGCAGCTTACAGAAATATGACACCTTACTGGTGCCCAGCTCCTACACTGACAGCTCGGCAAACTGGCACATCACATTCACAGACTTCCAG ATCCAGGCCTTCAATGTTCAGTCCAACAAGTTTGCCTCAGCCAGTGATTGCGCCACCTTTTTCACCCCTGCCATTCTGATGGGCCTTATCACCTCCCTGATCCTGCTCCTGGTTCTGGCTTACGCGCTGCACATGGTGGTGCATTTAAAGCACATTGACCGTTATGAAGAGCACAAAGCTACAGTCTACTTTCCTCGCAGCCCCGAGTCGGAACACCCAGACAAAAACAGTCTCTGA